TTTTTGACAACTTCCTTGCGTTCTGGTTTCGTTTTTTATACAAACATTCAACCACCGTTGAAATTGGCAATTTTGATTATTTAAGACGAATAACGGATCGAGATTTTCCTACTTTCAGCGGACCATTTCTGGAGAAATATTTTCATGAAAAACTGGCTGCCACCGGTCTTTATTCCTCCATTGGGCGTTACTGGGAAAAAGGAAACCTTAACGAAATTGATATTGTAGCAATCAATGAAATGGAAAAAACGGTGCTGATTGGTGAAGTCAAACTAAACAAAAAACAATTTTCGAAAGAACAACTCCAACTCAAATCCAGCCAGATTTTGCGAAAACTTGCCGGATACGAAATTCGATACCGGGGATTTTCGCTTGAGGATATGTAACCTGCTATTGATCATAAAAACCATATTTACCCATAATCTCAGAAAACCATGTCTCATTCCCTTTCCCTCCCCCTATTTTTCTTGCTGGCGCTCGTTGCCTGCCAGCCAACTCCTTCATCTGTGAGTCTTTTCAACGGCAAAGACCTTACCGGCTGGCATGTGGATGTGCCGGACATGGATAGTCTCGACGTAGAAAATCCTTTTATTGTCAGGGGGGGAATGCTGGTGAGCCTGGGTACGCCCAACGGCCACCTGATCACTGACTCAGTATTTAAAGATTACCGGCTGGAGGTCGAGTACCGTTTTGCAGCAGAACCCGGTAACTGTGGCATACTCGTCCACGCCTCCACGCCTCGCGCGCTGTACAGCATGTTTCCCAAATCTGTGGAGGTGCAGATGTTTCACGAAAACGCCGGAGACTTCTGGTGTATTGTAGAAGATATCAGCGTACCCGATATGGAAGCCCGACGAGGACCAAAGGAAGAGTGGGGAATTACTGAAGGCAAAAAACGACGGATATTAAACCTCACCGACGGATCGGAAAAACCAGTGGGTGAATGGAATGCCATGAAGATCGAATGCCTGGGAACGGATGTCAAAGTTTGGGTAAATGGCGACCTCGTTAACTGGGGGCATGATTGCACCGCCAGCCAGGGGCAAATCGCCTTTCAGGCAGAAGGCTCAGAGGTGGAGGTCAGAAAGATGGTACTTACGCCGATTACGGCGCTGACAGAATAGGAAAATAAATATGAAGTATTTTTGCAAATATTATTAACCATTTTTTGGTAATACGGGAAAATTTAAAGTACTTTCCTGCAATAAAATCCCTCAGTATAACCTATTGCAGTTACATGGAAAACACTTCTAATATTGCCGTATTTATTGATTTTGAAAATTTCCCTTCCGGTGAATTTGACGCAAAAAAAATCATTACAAAACTCAAAGAAAAAGGCAGAATCCTACTGAAAAAAGCCTATGCAGACTGGGGGCGATTTGCAGCAGACAAACGGATCATGCTGGAAAACTCTATAGACCTGATCGAGCTGCCCAGCCATAAAAACAAAGGCAAAAATTCTTCCGACATCAAACTGGTCGTTGACGCACTGGAAACCGCCTTTACCAAAGACTATATTGATACCTTTGTGGTAGTTTCCGGTGATAGCGATTATACTCCTCTGATCTCCAAATTGCGGGAGCTAAACAAGTATGTTATCGTCATTGGCCATAAAAAAAACATGAGTTCGCTGTTGGCCGGATACTGTGATGAGGTACATTTTTACAGCAATTTTGTCGGTAATGTCACCAGTTCCGGAAATATCGCGGAGCTTGCCCCGGTATTTGACCTGCTTACCCGATCCGTTATCGCGCTCAAAGATACCGGCTCCAATACGCTGGGTTCCAGAGTAAAACAATATATGCGTCAGTTGGATTCTTCTTTTGACGAAAAAAAATATGGGTTCAGTACATTGGGCGAATTTTGGCGGAAAGCTACTGCCGAAAAAATCATCAGTTTTACAGAAACCAATTCCGGGGACTACGAAATTTCTTTATATCAAACAGGAAACCGGGGAGAATATTCCCAACTGGAAACAGACCATAACACACCGATCGACTCACAGGGAAAACCTGATATTCAATATTTTATCTATTGGGCGACTCAGCTTTATCCCGAAGAACAACAGCAAAGGCTGGATATAAATCTCCTGGCCCAGGGAATCAGGCAACTGGACAAAGATTACTCCCTACCCAAATACGGATATTCCAATACGAGTGGATTAAAGGGCATGCTCAAAGACATAGAAAAAAAGGGCATGATCAGACTGTTTGAAGAAAAGAAAACCAACAACACGGATTATTTTATCAAACCATTGGAAAAGCTTGTTGTACAATATGAAAGTTCTACCAAACCCTACAACTTCGAACTCATCAAAGAAATCGTAGACCTCAGCACACAGGTCTCTGTCTATAAAAAATACCTGAGAGAATGCGGGTATAATGCAGATCTTGAGAAAATAGAGGTCATTTTCAGCCAAATCAGCACTTTTCTCTATCAGTTGGAAGAAGGGAAATTTGCTACCATCAACGACATCCTTGCTCACTGTGTACAGTCTTTGCAGGCATTGTACTCGGAGGCGGTCATCCGGGCGGTGTTTAAAACGCTGGCTGAAAGCGGACTGTTTTTGGATGAGGAAAGTTATACGATTGAAGACCTCAACTCCCCTTACCAGGTAGTGAGTGCGGAGCCTGACAATGATATTCAGAGTATGGTCACCATATTTCTGACCAAACAATTGCAGGAGAAATTTGGCGACGACATTGACGCGAGAAAACTCCAGTTTTTATTTTACCGCGAAATTGATTGAACCGTTCATCCGTCTGGATTGCAGATAAACGTCCGGTCTTATGAAGCAGGCAATGATCACCCTCAACCTGACGCTCACAAATGAGCGAATAAAAAGGTTTGCTCATTTGTGATCAACTGCCCGATTTCTTCTAAATTACCACCCGTAATAATTTCAGGATTATATATGGGTAACTTTTGCCCGGACTGTAACTACAAACGACGATGAAACAGATTTTGCTCCTTTCCTCCCCACGGCACAGATATATTCTGTCCGGTATTATGGTGATCCTAATCAGTTGTTTTTTGATTCAGTGTAACAGCCACAAACCCCTGCCTCCCGGTGACCCGGACAATGGCGGGCTGGTTTTGCCCGACGGCTTTGAGGCCGTGGTTGTGATTGACAGCGTGGGTCGCGCCCGCCATCTTGCAGTAAGCGAAAGCGGCGATATCTATGTCAAAATCCGTGTGGGCAAACCCAAGGGCATCGTCGCCCTTCGCGACACCGACAATGACGGCAAAGCGGATGTGGTCGAACCCTTTGAAAATTATCCCGAAACCGGCACCTACGGTACCGGCATGGAGTTGCACAATGGCTATCTCTATTTCAGCACTGCCGGCGAAGTCTATCGCACAAAACTGAAAAAAGGCCAACTGATTCCCGAAGGCGAAGCCGAACTGATCCTGACCGACGACTACAAACATGCCAAATTTGGCTCCGAACATATCGCAAAACCGCTCGCCTTCGACGACGACGGGCATATGTATGTGCCATTTGGTGCGCCTGGCGACATGTGCCAGGTAGAAAACCGTAAACCCGGTTCTCCCGGTCAGGATCCCTGCCCACAACTCGAATTTCACGGCGGCGTATGGCAGTTTGACGCAAACAAACTCAATCAGGTACAGGCCGACGGTGTGCATTATGCGACGGGCATACGGAGTATCGTTGCCATGGATTGGAATCATCAGGCAAATGATTTGTTTGCCCTACAGCATGGACGCGATGACCTGGTACGCACATGGCCGGAATTGTACAACACCTGGCAAAGTGCGCTCCTGCCTTCGGAAGAATTTTTCCGGGTAAAACAGGGATTTGATGGCGGCTGGCCTTATTATTACTACGACGATATGCAGGGTAAAAAGCTGCTGAACCCCGAATACGGTGGCGACGGCAAAAAGGAGGGGAAGGGAGCCGAATACGAACAACCGCTGATCGGTTTTCCTGGCCATTGGGCACCCAACGACCTGTACTTTTACGAAGGCGATCAGTTTCCGGCCCGTTACAAAAACGGCGCATTTATCGCTTTCCATGGATCGACAATTCGCGGCCCCTATCCGCAGGCGGGGTATTTTGTGGCATTTGTTCCGTTTAAAGACGGCGCCCCTTCAGGCCCCTGGGAAGTGTTTGCCGATGGCTTTGCACAGGTAGATACCATTGTCAACACCAGTGATGCTGCTGCCCGTCCGATGGGCATCGCGATGGGACCTGACGGCTCACTATATGTCAGCGAAAGTGAAAAAGGAAAGATTTGGCGCATTATGTATAAAGGCGACAAGGCCAGCTTTGGTGAAACGCAGCTGGCAAAAATGGAGGAACGCAAAAACCTCCCCCATATCAAAACGCCCGACATTGTCAAAGATAACTTAGACAAAGGAAGAGCAAAAGCCGGAGCAAAATTGTATGCTACCTATTGCAGCGCCTGCCATCAGCCAAACGGAAAAGGAGACGGAAACCGTTTTCCGCCTTTATTGGGCTCCGAATGGATAACCGGAGATATACACAAAACGATTGAAGTCGTACTCAACGGCCTCGAAGGGCCCATCACCGTCAACGGACAAGCCTACGATGGAATCATGCCGGCAAATAACTTCCTCAAAGATGAAGAAATTGCCCAAATCCTCACTTATGTACGGCAAGAGTTTGGCGAAGGTGCCGATGGCATTCAGGCTTTTGAAGTTCGGGTCGTGAGGAATATCCTTCGCAGACGGCAGGAAAAAGCTGAAAACGGCGGCGGGGAATAAAACGAAACGAGGATGGGAAGTGGCAAAACAGGATTTATCTTTATTCCTGCAAAATACTCCCCTACCCCTCAAATCCGCTCTTCATACAAATACCCTCCCAACCAGATTCGGAGCATTCCATGGGAAGTTTCCCTCCTCCGAAAAAAATAGTATTGGGTGTTGTTTTTCAGGCGAATGGTAAAATATGCCCCCAGATATCCTGCTTCATTTTCCAGGTGATAATACAGTACTCTTCCATTGGGGAAATTGGTGCTGTCTTTATACATATAGGCAGTATCAAACTTTAAAATCACGGAATCAGACTGATGGATCACTTCGAAAGTTGGGGAAAGGGTATCTGTTGGCTTTTGCAGAAACCGGGCAACATCTGCAATGCCATACCCCAGCTCGTAGTCGTAATAAGGATAAAAATGTCCCGAACGGCACAGTAAATCAAATATTTCCCGCTGGGTTTTTTCCGGATACCGTTGAATCATACAGGCTGCCACACCCGCAACCAAGGGAGTAGAAAAAGAAGTTCCGGCATTCTCTCCGTACTTAAATTTTTTGATGGCCGTGAGCGTGAACCCCGGAGCAGAAAGATCAGGTTTGCGCTGGTTTAGTGCGTTTGGACCAAAGGATGAAAAGGGATTGCGCATCGGTAACACGGGAAGAGAACCACCTACAGACAAAACCCCGGGCACATCAGCCGGAGCACCCATATACCGCCATTTTTCGTCGCCCTCATTGCCCATAGAACAAATAACCAGCATACCTTTTTGCACGGCAATGGCGGCGGCCCGGCTCACAGGTGCCGTTTTCCCGTCCATATCTGCATAGGTATATCGTTTGTCGGTATAGGTTACCGACGAGCTGATCATGTCAGCGCCCATTTTGTCAGCCCATTCTGCTGCGGCAATCCAGTTATCTTCTTCGGCAGCAAGTTCTTTAGTCTCATGTTCTACCCGGGCGAGTAAAAACTCAGCGTCCATCGCCGCTCCAAGCGGACGGCCTTCATACATTCCGGCAATACAGCTCAACACCTGCATGCCGTGCAGAGAATGTGCATAGACATTATCGTCTCCATCATAAAAGTCTTTGGTAGCAACAATTTGATTGTATTTTCTGGCTCTGTCTATTGCAGGGTGAATGTCAGCATCGTCAAAGCCCGCATCCAGAATAGCGATTCTCACCCCTTTGCCCGTCAGATTGCTGTCCAGCAACATATCTAAGTGCATTTGACCGCGAACCAGCGACAAAAGCGTATCCAGCCGATCGGTAGTACTTACCGGAAAAGATGCCAACTGTGCTTCTGATGAAAATGCTTCCACACTTTTTACATAAGGGAGGTTGCTGACCTTTTGGATTTGCGCCTCTGTCGCCTCCACAGAAACTGCATTCAGCCATCGAAGGGAATGTCGCACGTTCATTACCTGTTCTCCTACTTCGCAGCGATAATCATCACTGACCGGAAAGTCGGTTTCTGAGATCAGGGGCAATCCGTTTTTGATTCGACGCATCAGTGCGTTGGGGTGAAATTCGGCGCGCACATCTTCAAATGAAACCGCAGGCTTATCTTTGAAATAAACAAAGTAATTTGCCTGTCCAAAAGTCAATGCAGGAAAAAACAACAGTGCGAGTACAATCTGTGGGAAAATTTTCATAAAAATCATCAGTTTCTGAGAAATTCATTATACTGAATCATGAACGAAATGCAAATAAAATTTATGCGGGAAGCCATCAGGCTATCAGAGGAGAGTGTAAAAAATGGCGGCGGCCCGTTTGGTGCGGTAGTAGTAAAAAACGGGCAAATCATCGCCCGGGGAAATAACCGTGTGACGCAGAATTTTGACCCTACGGCACATGCCGAGGTTGTGGCGATTCGCGAAGCCTGTAAAGAACTTCACGCCTTCCAGTTGGAGGGTTGCGAAATTTATACCAGTTGTGAGCCTTGTCCGATGTGTCTGGGTGCCATCTATTGGGCGAGGCCTGCCCGCGTATTTTTTGGCAATAACCAGACCGATGCAGCCCGTATTGGTTTTGATGACAGTTTTATTTACAGAGAAATCGCAGCGCCCCTACCCGACAGAAAAATCCCCATGCTCCAGCTACTTCCCGAAGAAGCGATTACAGCTTTCCGGATGTGGGAAAACAAAACTGACAAAACGGAATATTGAAAGATAGCGTTTCGAAGGCCACCAGCCAAAAGCTAACAGCCAACAGCCAAAAGCCAAAAGCTAACAGCCAATGAAAACCCCAAACACCCGAAACAACTTATTCATTCATTTACTTCTCACTTTTGACTTCTAAAATCTGCCTACTGACTTCCACGAAGGATCCCTTCAGCTACAAGCAAATCTTCAGGGGTGGTGATTTTGATATTGTCATAGGAACCGGGACAAATGGCCACGGTTTTTCCCGTAAGTTCGTACAGGCTGGCGTCATCGGTAAAATTTCCTTCAGCGGCGCGATTGCGGTAGCAATCCAGAATTTCTTTCAGCTTGAAAGTCTGCGGCGTTTGCACTTCCAGAAAACGGGCGCGGTCCACCGCCCGGCTTTGTCCGTCGTCTCCGATCTCGCGGATGGAGGCTTTTACCGGTACACATACGACAGATGCTCCGTGTACCGCAGCCAGCTCAAATGCTGTGGTCAGCATATCGTTGGTTACAAAGGGTCGTACGCCGTCGTGGATTCCCACAAGGGCATCTTCGGACTCTCCGACTCGCGCAGTCAGTTTTTCCAGTCCATTGTGAACAGATTCCGTGCGGGTTTTCCCGCCCTTGCTGAGCGTGATCTGTGCGCGCTGTGAAGGTGTGAGAAATTCTGCTGCTAATTTTTCCCAAAAACTAAACTGGTCTTCGGGAAGAACCAGCCCTACAGGAAGACGATTTTCCCACAGGAAAAAACGGCGTAAGGTATGTATCAGGACAGGAACTCCTGCCAACGGCAGAAATTGTTTGGGAATGTCTGCGCCCATACGCATCCCACTCCCTCCCGCAACGATCAAAACACATTTTTTCATCGTCCTGAGTAAGCCTTATACCTGAAAACCTTCAGACCCGCAGCACTAAAGAATCAGGAGTGCGTCGCCGTAGCTGTAAAACTTATACTTTTCTTTTACCGCTGTTTCATAACATTCCATCATAAATTCATAGCCCATAAAAGCTGAAACCATCATCAGGAGAGTTGACTTCGGGCGGTGGAAGTTGGTGAGGAATGCATTGGCGATATTGAAATCGTAGGGAGGATAGATAAACTTATCCGTCCAGCCATCGGCGGGATTCAGCATACGACCTGCGGAAACCGCAGATTCGAGGGCCCGCATGACAGAAGTTCCCACGGCGAGTACTCTTTTTTTGCTGGTTTTCGCCTCATTTACAAGCATACGCGCTTCATTGGGAATCACAAAATATTCGGAGTCCATACGGTGTTTGGAAAGATCTTCCACTTCTACCGGATTGAAAGCGCCGATTCCCACATGAAGGGTGAGGGCAGCCTGCTCAACGCCGTTGAGTTCAAAACGCTTGAGCAATTCACGGGTAAAGTGCAGGCCGGCGGTAGGAGCGGCGACGGCTCCGACATTTTTGGCAAAAACGGTTTGGTAATTTTCCCGGTCCTTAGCCTCTACATTGCGCACATCGCTGATATAGGGAGGAATAGGCGTTTTGCCGAGTTTATCTATGAGTTGATGAAGTTCTTCATTTTCTCCGTCGTAAAGGAAACGAATGGTACGGCCACGGGAGGTAGTATTATCTACCACTTCAGCTACCAGATCATTTTCACCAAAGAAGAGTTTATTTCCTACCCTGATTTTCCGGGCAGGTTCAACGAGCACATCCCATAGTTTCTGGCGGGCATTGAGCTCACGAAGAAGGAAAACCTCAATTTTGGCACCGGTTTTTTCCTTTTTGCCGATTAGCCGGGCAGGAAATACTTTGGTGTCATTTAAGACCATCACATCTCCTTCAACAAAATATTCGAGAATGTCCGAAAATTTCCGATGTTCTATTTTCCCGGTATCGCGGTGAGCAACCATCAGACGGCAGGAATCGCGGGGATCTGCGGGGTGAAGAGCGGTTAAATTTTCAGGGATTTCGAAGTTAAAGGCCGATAGTTTCATTGCCATTTTCAGCGGGATCTAAGGGTTTGATAAAACGAACCGCAAAAATAGCTTCCCGGGAGTAGATAATCAAGGGATTTTTCTGCCCAACGGGTACGAAATTTCTACCGTTCTCCCGGATTTTCAGACAGATAGAGAAAAATCAGTAGGAAGAGCCATGGAAAATATGCATTTTAAGGTAATCTTAATATGTAGGTCCAACCTCCACGCAGCACCATTTGACCCGTGCATTACCGTCCTGGTCGCTATTTTGTCAGCGGATAATGCGTATTTTTTTTCGCACGATCAGACCTTCCGATTTTATGGATAGTATGTAAATCCCTTCCGGAAGAAGATTGACTCTGATGCCTCTCTCCATCAGGTATTCCATTTGCCGGAGCACTAATCTTCCGCTCATATCAAAGATATTGATTTCGGATTCGGGAGAAATTTCGTTTTGCACAAACAGAAAATCATAGGCAGGATTGGGATAAATCACGAGTTCTGTACTGCCTCCGACAATCCGCGGAGGGGAGAGAATATCCTCTGTACAATTATTTAGTTTGTCTGCGAGATCATCCAGATCCACAGAATTTATCCCATCGGAGAAAAGTCCCTTTAATTTGTCTCCACTTTGCACCATAGGCCGGGCAAATGGATCAAAACCCTGAAATCTACTGTAGCTATTCCGGTAATCGCCAGAGGTTTCCCAGCTAATTTCCGGCGTAACGATTTGTTCCATCACCAGAAGAATCGTCTGTCCGACCTCCCCTACATGATCGGTAGAATAGCTGATGATGATTCCGTTACAATCCACATCTTCCCGATCCCAGAGAATCACCTCGCTGCGGGTCTCACTGCCGCGATACACTTCATATAACTCAAGCCGCAGACCGTGGTCGATTCTTTTGACGATTTTGCCACGGGCAATGGTATATTCGGGGTTCCAGTTGGCAAACTGACAAAATGAAATATCCTGTACAGCAAAGGAACAGGCGATTGCAGTAGGCACTGCGGCCAAAAAGATCATCAGAAAGGGTAAAATTCTTTTCATTCCATTGTTTTTCCTTCTGACGATTAAAGTAAAAGATATGCTGCATGGGGAAGAAAATCGTAGCCCCCCATTGTATTCGAGAGGGCCGAAGTAGTGTTTTGAGGTAAAAAAAAAGGATGCGATATGTCGCGTATTATTCAAAGCTAAGAAAAAGGAAATGAGAGTCAATCGTCAATTTTTAATTGGCAGTGATTTTTGGGGTGGGAATGTCAGAAAGCGAATATCTGTGAATTCCTAGTGTGGCATAATGTTTTCGTCTTTTCACCGAATTTATCTTTTGACTTAACTTATATCCTTCTAACTTTGCGCGAAATTTAGCGCAAATGCCTTTAGATCCTTCCATAAAATCCGTGCTGATCATAGGCAGCGGACCCATCATCATCGGGCAAGCCTGTGAGTTTGACTATAGTGGTTCCCAGGCTGCCCTGGCACTCAAAGAAGAAGGGATTCGTGTTGCCCTTATCAATTCCAACCCGGCAACGATTATGACAGACCCGGTTACGGCAGACGATATTTATCTGCTGCCACTGGAAGTCGAATCAATAGAAAAAATCCTCAATAAACAGAAGATTGACGCCGTTCTCCCCACTATGGGCGGACAAACAGCGCTCAACCTGGCTGTGGAATGCGAAAAGGCCGGAATTTGGCAAAAGTATCAGGTCAGGATTATTGGTGCAGATATCAAAGCTATAGATAAAGCAGAGGACCGTGAATTGTTTCGCAAGCTGATGCACGAAATAGGCATTCCGGTACCAACGGCTGAAACAGCCAATTCTTTTCTGAAAGGCAAAGAAATCGCTCAGCGCATTGGTTTTCCGCTGGTAATCAGACCTTCCTATACCCTCGGTGGTACGGGCGGGGCTTTTGTGCATGAGGCAAAAGACTATGATTTGCTGCTAAAACGAGGCCTTCAGGCGAGTCCGATTCACGAAGTACTGGTTGAGCAAAGCATATTTGGATGGAAGGAATACGAGTTGGAAGTCATGCGCGACCGTGCGGGCAATAAAATTGTGATTTGTACCATCGAAAACTTTGATCCGATGGGCATTCACACCGGCGATTCCATCACTGTCGCTCCGGCCATGACCCTGCCCGATACGATCTACCAGAAGATGCGAAACTATGCCTTCCGCGTACTGGAAGAACTCGGCACATTTGCCGGTGGGTGTAACGTGCAGTTTGCCACAAACCCCGAAAACGGTGATATCATCATCATCGAAATCAATCCGCGGGTATCGCGCTCCTCTGCCCTGGCCTCCAAGGCTACCGGATATCCGATCGCACGCCTCGCCGCCAAACTTGCGGTAGGTTACCGCCTCGACGAACTGCCCAACCAGATTACCAAACATACTTCCGCCTTCTTCGAACCTTCGCTTGACTATGTTATTGTTAAAATTCCCCGCTGGAATTTTGACAAGTTTCATGGCTCCGACCCTTTGCTGGGCCTTCAGATGAAAGCGGTTGGAGAAGTCATGGCCATAGGACGGAGCTTCAACGAAGCGCTCCAGAAAGCCTGCCAGTCCCTTGAGATCGGACGCAATGGCATGGGGGCAGATGGCAAAGAACTTCGCGACCTCGAACGCATCATGGACAGCCTCCGCCGGCCTTCCGGTGACCGCTTGTTCCATATTAAAGATGCTATGCATCTCGGTGTGCCGCTGAAAGACATATTCGAAGCTACCAAAATAGATGTCTGGTTCCTGCGCCAGATCGAATATCTCGTTACCCTTGAAAAGGAGATTTCCCGGTTTACAATCGACGAAATGCCCCGTGATCTCCTGCTCGAAGCCAAGAAAAATGGCTATGCAGACAGGCAAATCGCCCACCTGGTCAATTGCCTGGAAAGTGAAGTTTACAACAAACGCGCAGAACTTAAAGTAAAACGGGTGTTCAAACTCGTTGATACCTGCGCAGCAGAGTTTAAGGCAGAAACCCCTTATTACTACTCCACATTTGATGAGGAGAATGAATCGGTTGTTACTGACAAGAAAAAAGTAGTTGTATTTGGCTCAGGCCCCAACCGTATCGGACAGGGAATTGAGTTTGACTACTGTTGTGTACATGGGGTGCTTGCCGCAAGAGAAGAGGGTTTTGAAACAGTCATGATCAACTGTAACCCGGAAACGGTTTCCACAGACTTCAATATCTCTGATAAACTTTATTTTGAGCCGGTATTCTGGGAGCATATCTACGATATAATTCAGCATGAAAAACCCGAAGGGGTGATCGTGCAGCTCGGTGGTCAGACTGCGCTGAAGCTGGCCGACAAGATGCACCGGCATGGCATTCAGATTATGGGAACCAGCTTCGATATGATGGATATGGCAGAAGACCGGGGAAGGTTTTCGGATCTGCTCAAAAAACTGGAAATCCCCTACCCCAATTTTGGCGTAGCTGAAAATGCAGATGAAGCGATCGAAATTGCCAGGCGGGTGGGTTACCCGGTCCTGGTAAGGCCTTCTTATGTATTGGGGGGACAGAATATGCGGATCGTCATCAACGACGATGAGCTTACCCGGCATGTGATCAAAATCATGAATGAAGTGCCTGGCAATAAGGTACTGATTGACCACTTCCTCGATGGGGGTATTGAAGCCGAAGCCGACGCCATTTGCGATGGTGAAGACATCCATATCATCGGGATGATGGAGCATATCGAACCTGCCGGTATACACTCCGGCGATTCAATGGCCGTATTGCCGCCGTTTCACCTCAGCGAAAAAATACAGCAGGAAATGGCCGAAACCTGCAAAAAACTCGCCATTTCCATGCAGATCAAGGGCTTGATCAATATTCAGTTTGCCATTAAAGATGACAAAGTATATGTGATCGAAGCCAACCCACGCGCTTCCCGCACCGTGCCATTTATTGCGAAAGCAAATCAGATCCCTTATGTTAACTACGCGACAAAGATCATGCTGGGCACGCATAAGGTAAAAGACTTCAAGTTTAAGCCAAAACTGAAAGGGTTTGCCATCAAGGTTCCGGTATTTTCCTTTGACAAATTCCCGAATGTGGACAAAGCGCTCGGGCCTGAAATGAAATCTACGGGCGAAAAAATCTACTTCATCAATGATTTGAAGGATCCATTTTTCGTCAAGGCTTACAATGAGCGGAATATGTATCTGTCGCGGTAACGGGTAAATTTCCCGTTACTATTTTCTTTTCAGGATAAATACCTGCGGTTCCGAAAGGTTTTGTCTGTACTGCCAGGCGCGGTTATCGATGTCGCTGTCGGCATCCGGGAGAATCGTTTCTGCGCCGGTACGCGGATTAATCTGGCGTACTGAATATTTTTCGCCGGGAGCCAGCTTCACCCGGCAGTGTTGTACACGGGTATAGATCAGATATTCATCGCCAGGATTAGCCAGGCATAAGTTGCCAAAGCTTACCAGATCATTGGCGGGTTGCAATTGCCAGTAGCTGGTTTTTTCAAAGATATTTTTCATTATCTGATAGTACCGGAGCATGGTCATTTTTTCATTACCCCGGCCATTGATCCAGCCACCCCCGGTGTCTTCCCCGGCACCTGTGCCGTATCGGGCCGATTCACCTGTAGTCTGATAGGCACCGGCCATACAGATTTCCCATGCCAGCTGACTGCGATTGAGCGCAGACCGACCGTCGGGCGGAATTTTAGCAGCCGTAGGGCCACATCCCCAGGGAGAATAATGATCTTCATAGCCATACTCTTCGTTGACTGTAGGCAGAATACGCCCTGTAGCTGCCTGTATCGCTTTGGCGTCCATGATAAAAGGATACCCCCCGCATTCGTCCCAACTCTGATACATGATTACATCCACCCATGAAGAAAGGCGAAAAGGAAAATCGGCTTTGCCATGTACGGATATCAGATGATGGTAGGGGTCTTTATTTTTTAAATAACTCCCCATTTTCTCTGCCCATTCGGGTGTTCGGAAAAGATGATATTCGTTGGCAATGTCCCACATAATATTTTCATACGCCGAATAACGGGCTGCAGCATACGCGTAATACAGTTGCTCGTACTTGTCGCCCATATTCTCTT
The Bacteroidia bacterium DNA segment above includes these coding regions:
- a CDS encoding DUF5060 domain-containing protein; the encoded protein is MRRQLLLLLFIVTTPIVQAQHVSFGWNTDTLGVFDFAEALIQIKRPDSRINPFTDIQITGLFWQENQDTIRVEGFCDSQSGDLFRLRFMPSQTGTYHYVIRFTAPRYSRTFSGDLTAMPSSRKGPIRLDSQYPEHFVYEKSGDHYFWNSTTTYWLLGWKDEKIITDAIDRLASYDINRIRVAINGRAHSGERWSEPTVVESENFTFKLNPWLAARPDDLDDPGFDVSRMNISHWQKLDRAIAHAREKGIVVSIIFYVDGLDHGCDPFKKENMGDKYEQLYYAYAAARYSAYENIMWDIANEYHLFRTPEWAEKMGSYLKNKDPYHHLISVHGKADFPFRLSSWVDVIMYQSWDECGGYPFIMDAKAIQAATGRILPTVNEEYGYEDHYSPWGCGPTAAKIPPDGRSALNRSQLAWEICMAGAYQTTGESARYGTGAGEDTGGGWINGRGNEKMTMLRYYQIMKNIFEKTSYWQLQPANDLVSFGNLCLANPGDEYLIYTRVQHCRVKLAPGEKYSVRQINPRTGAETILPDADSDIDNRAWQYRQNLSEPQVFILKRK